In Chryseobacterium shigense, the following proteins share a genomic window:
- the rlmB gene encoding 23S rRNA (guanosine(2251)-2'-O)-methyltransferase RlmB, whose product MKDDFIFGLRPVIEAIEAGKTIDKIFVQNALQGPIYAELKTILAKNKIRPNYVPVEKLNRFTRKNHQGVVAFISDVPFHRVEDIVPQLFEEGKTPFLLILDRLTDVRNFGAICRTAECVGIDAVIIPEKGAAPINSDAIKTSAGALYNVKICKEPNLAHAVDFLQQSGISVFAATEKAQKLIYDVNFTEPCAIVMGNEETGISKEVMHHSDEKIKLPIEGKTQSLNVSVACGAILYEAVRQKMAAAPNL is encoded by the coding sequence ATGAAAGACGATTTTATTTTCGGGCTGCGTCCCGTAATTGAAGCTATTGAAGCGGGAAAAACGATTGACAAGATTTTTGTGCAGAATGCACTTCAAGGTCCTATTTATGCTGAGCTGAAAACCATTTTAGCCAAAAATAAAATTCGTCCCAACTATGTTCCGGTTGAAAAGCTGAACCGTTTTACAAGAAAAAACCACCAGGGAGTGGTTGCTTTTATTTCAGATGTTCCTTTTCACAGAGTGGAAGATATTGTTCCGCAGTTATTTGAAGAGGGAAAAACTCCTTTCTTACTGATTCTTGACAGGCTTACTGATGTGAGAAACTTCGGAGCCATCTGCAGAACAGCAGAATGTGTTGGTATAGATGCTGTGATTATTCCTGAAAAAGGAGCGGCACCAATTAATTCAGATGCCATCAAAACATCTGCGGGAGCACTTTATAACGTTAAGATCTGTAAAGAACCGAACCTGGCTCACGCAGTGGATTTTCTTCAGCAGAGCGGTATTTCTGTATTTGCAGCCACTGAAAAAGCCCAAAAACTGATCTATGATGTGAATTTCACAGAACCCTGCGCCATTGTAATGGGAAATGAGGAAACCGGAATTTCTAAAGAAGTAATGCATCATTCAGACGAAAAAATAAAGCTTCCTATTGAAGGGAAAACACAGTCTTTGAACGTTTCCGTAGCATGCGGAGCTATTCTGTATGAAGCGGTAAGACAGAAAATGGCGGCGGCTCCAAATCTTTAA
- a CDS encoding DUF6263 family protein, which produces MKNVAALMLISSIALVSCKKETATITKVDPKTGKTVTVEVPADSVAKVAENPAIKDSAGVFTQTFKLEKGKTYPLTTYQRDVKTMEDPQGKTITATSESTDEMNFIVNDIKGNVYDMTLNLVAKRNSQSAQGKTVIVDTKMAIPKEDDLKMIWNINKALTGNKLNVKMDTKGNVISITGFDAVYTKVTAAVGTLIKDANQKASVVASLKETFNEKVLKDQLNKNLTIIPKKGVKIGEKWTTSENADPSGSVKVTSNYVLKSVGNGTAEISITGGIPKKTEKKTQGPITHSLSSELAQNGTIKFDQSTGWIANQNIDVKTTQIETISDGKQSQSMKSTSKSSVMVNPSSK; this is translated from the coding sequence ATGAAAAACGTAGCAGCATTAATGCTTATCTCATCTATAGCCCTTGTATCTTGTAAAAAAGAAACGGCAACCATCACTAAAGTAGATCCTAAAACCGGGAAAACAGTTACCGTAGAAGTACCTGCCGATTCCGTAGCTAAAGTAGCTGAAAATCCTGCCATTAAAGATTCTGCAGGAGTTTTCACTCAAACGTTCAAGCTGGAAAAAGGAAAAACTTACCCTCTTACCACGTACCAGAGAGATGTAAAAACAATGGAGGACCCTCAGGGGAAAACCATTACAGCAACCAGCGAATCTACAGATGAAATGAACTTCATCGTAAATGATATTAAAGGAAATGTATATGACATGACCCTTAATCTTGTGGCCAAAAGAAATTCACAGAGTGCACAGGGCAAAACAGTGATTGTGGATACCAAGATGGCCATTCCGAAAGAAGATGACCTGAAAATGATCTGGAACATCAATAAAGCGCTTACCGGAAACAAGCTTAATGTGAAAATGGATACCAAAGGAAATGTAATTTCTATTACAGGTTTCGATGCGGTTTACACTAAAGTTACAGCTGCAGTAGGAACCCTGATCAAGGATGCCAACCAGAAAGCAAGTGTTGTAGCCAGCCTTAAGGAAACTTTCAATGAAAAAGTACTGAAAGATCAATTGAATAAAAACTTAACGATTATTCCTAAAAAAGGAGTGAAAATCGGTGAAAAATGGACAACTTCCGAAAATGCTGACCCAAGCGGAAGCGTTAAAGTAACTTCCAATTATGTGCTGAAAAGTGTAGGAAACGGTACCGCTGAAATTTCTATAACAGGAGGAATCCCTAAAAAAACAGAAAAGAAAACACAGGGACCTATCACCCACAGCCTGAGCAGTGAGCTTGCCCAGAACGGAACCATTAAGTTTGACCAAAGTACAGGATGGATTGCCAACCAGAATATCGATGTAAAAACAACACAGATTGAAACTATTTCAGACGGAAAACAGTCACAATCTATGAAAAGTACATCCAAATCTTCTGTAATGGTAAATCCTTCTTCAAAATAA
- a CDS encoding outer membrane beta-barrel protein has product MKNFFYTALFLFPSLIYCQITFESGYIINESGEKLNVLLKNHDWKNSPNSIEYKLTENGKAINLQTLSIKEFSVGNIKYIKAKVMIDRSSDNIQNLSETKEFNSKEETLLLKTLTEGKINLYRYSDGAVTRFFYKREDSENIIPLEYKEYLAYDRVAKNEKYKNQLKQEFSDNTKITDTDIRKLIYKENDLKKIFSLYNGSNIISNESKSKNFHIYLKPGIGFSNYKIFPLANDNSISEYKKTGILYRFSVELEYVLNFNKGKWAVITEPSFQMVNMPDNNYNRRNFEIKYSSLQIPLGVKYSMFLNQKSKFYLSASLYYDMILNKDVYNVDNSSVKAQGRTYQSFAAGYNYDKFGIELKWGAIPYFSSVYYGQPKDIKMNGFNVSASYKLF; this is encoded by the coding sequence ATGAAAAACTTTTTTTACACAGCATTATTTTTATTTCCATCCCTTATTTACTGCCAGATAACCTTTGAGTCCGGATATATAATTAATGAAAGTGGTGAAAAATTAAACGTTCTCTTAAAAAATCATGACTGGAAGAACAGTCCAAATTCAATAGAATATAAACTTACAGAGAATGGCAAAGCTATAAACCTACAAACTCTGAGCATAAAAGAATTTTCTGTCGGTAATATAAAATATATCAAAGCTAAAGTAATGATTGACAGATCTTCTGATAATATTCAGAACTTATCTGAAACAAAAGAATTTAATAGTAAAGAAGAAACATTATTATTAAAAACTCTGACAGAAGGTAAAATAAATTTATATAGATACAGTGATGGAGCTGTAACCCGTTTTTTTTACAAAAGGGAAGATTCTGAAAATATTATTCCACTGGAATATAAAGAATATTTAGCTTATGACAGAGTTGCTAAAAATGAAAAATACAAAAATCAGCTGAAGCAAGAGTTTTCTGACAACACTAAAATAACAGATACCGATATTCGAAAGCTGATTTATAAAGAAAATGATTTAAAGAAGATCTTCAGTCTTTACAATGGTTCAAATATCATAAGTAATGAAAGTAAAAGCAAAAATTTTCATATTTACCTGAAACCGGGAATAGGATTTTCTAATTATAAAATATTTCCTCTAGCAAATGACAACAGCATAAGCGAATATAAAAAAACCGGTATCCTTTATCGTTTTAGTGTGGAACTTGAGTATGTTTTAAACTTTAATAAAGGCAAATGGGCAGTGATAACTGAACCAAGCTTTCAAATGGTAAACATGCCGGACAATAACTATAACAGAAGAAACTTTGAAATAAAATACTCGTCTCTCCAAATTCCTTTAGGGGTTAAGTATAGTATGTTTTTAAACCAGAAATCTAAATTCTATTTATCGGCATCATTATATTACGACATGATTTTAAATAAGGATGTTTATAATGTGGATAACTCTTCCGTTAAAGCACAGGGCAGAACTTATCAGTCCTTTGCTGCAGGTTATAATTATGATAAATTTGGTATCGAATTAAAATGGGGAGCTATACCTTATTTTTCAAGCGTTTATTATGGTCAACCAAAAGATATAAAAATGAATGGATTTAATGTATCGGCATCCTATAAGCTATTTTAA
- a CDS encoding glycosyl transferase family 1, translating to MEQKKILIITYYWPPAGGPGVQRWLKFAKYLPEFGWNPVIYTPENPSYPLLDESLLKAIPQNIEIVKTKIWEPYQLAEKLNKSNKKFKAGQFDVGKNQSWKSRLSIWVRGNFFIPDARVFWVKPSIKFLEQYLKENKIDVVVTSGPPHSLHLIGLGLKKKLPKLKWIADFRDPWTEISYYKHLKLTKSSDRKHRLLESAVFKAADITLATSYTDAENFRKAGANAVCITNGFDESDASAPLNVTQKSFTLSYIGVLEQLRNPENLWKALDELLKENKEFADSFTLKFAGRVDDKILQWIERSPLKNHILNLGYISHDKAVEEMANSDLLLITNFPNESSKGIIPGKIFEYLATGKQIISFGPDKADVSRILTETDAGKHFSYQDYEIVKDFILEKFRLWKEGNLSENAQNIEQFSRRNLTKKLTEVLS from the coding sequence ATGGAACAAAAAAAAATACTGATCATCACCTATTACTGGCCTCCTGCGGGAGGTCCTGGTGTTCAGAGATGGCTGAAGTTTGCAAAATATCTGCCGGAATTCGGCTGGAATCCCGTGATCTATACCCCGGAAAATCCAAGCTATCCATTGCTTGATGAAAGTCTTCTGAAAGCTATTCCTCAAAACATAGAAATTGTAAAAACCAAAATCTGGGAACCTTACCAGCTGGCAGAAAAGCTGAATAAAAGCAATAAAAAGTTCAAAGCCGGGCAGTTTGATGTAGGCAAAAACCAGAGCTGGAAATCCAGGCTTTCGATATGGGTGAGAGGAAATTTTTTCATTCCTGATGCAAGGGTATTCTGGGTAAAACCTTCCATCAAATTTTTAGAACAGTACTTAAAAGAAAATAAAATTGATGTGGTTGTTACTTCCGGACCGCCTCACTCACTTCATCTGATCGGTCTGGGTCTAAAAAAGAAACTTCCAAAGCTGAAATGGATTGCCGATTTCCGTGATCCATGGACCGAAATTTCCTATTACAAGCATTTAAAACTTACCAAAAGCTCTGACAGAAAGCACAGACTGCTTGAAAGTGCCGTTTTTAAAGCAGCTGATATAACACTGGCGACAAGCTATACGGATGCTGAAAACTTTAGAAAAGCCGGAGCAAATGCCGTTTGTATTACGAATGGATTTGATGAAAGCGATGCTTCAGCTCCGCTCAATGTGACACAAAAATCATTCACTCTAAGTTATATCGGAGTTCTTGAACAGTTAAGAAACCCTGAGAATCTATGGAAGGCATTGGATGAACTGCTCAAAGAAAATAAAGAATTCGCAGACAGCTTTACTTTGAAATTTGCAGGAAGAGTGGATGATAAAATTCTTCAATGGATTGAACGTTCACCACTGAAAAATCACATCCTGAACCTGGGCTATATTTCCCATGACAAAGCCGTGGAAGAAATGGCCAATTCGGACTTATTACTGATTACCAATTTCCCTAACGAATCTTCCAAAGGAATTATTCCTGGGAAAATATTTGAATATCTGGCAACCGGAAAACAGATCATTTCTTTTGGTCCGGATAAGGCAGATGTTTCAAGGATATTAACAGAAACAGATGCTGGAAAACATTTCAGTTATCAGGATTATGAAATAGTCAAAGATTTTATTCTTGAGAAATTCAGATTATGGAAAGAGGGAAATCTCTCTGAAAACGCTCAGAATATTGAACAGTTTTCAAGAAGGAATCTGACTAAAAAACTTACTGAAGTTTTATCATAA
- a CDS encoding YpdA family putative bacillithiol disulfide reductase: MEILDILIIGGGPIGLNCALEARKNNLTYLVIEKGTIVNSLYNYPLYMRFFSTAEKLEIDDIPFISTAPKPGRQEALEYYQGIARQREININLYEKVLKVSKAGDIFNIETSKAVYKAKNVIISTGFYDIPNLMNIPGEDLPKVKHYYTEPYPYAKQKIVIVGSSNSAVDAALETYRKGADVTMIIRNPEISKSVKYWVKPDIENRITEGSIKAYFNSEITEITDNAVIFRDKNGTINEIENDFVLALTGYLPDFEFLRSSGIELQGDCLNPMYHPETMETNVPNLYLAGVVCGGKDTHLWFIENSRIHAEMIVGNIVSGKESGGKTRESKF, encoded by the coding sequence ATGGAAATTTTAGACATCCTTATCATTGGCGGTGGCCCTATCGGTTTAAACTGTGCTCTTGAAGCCCGGAAAAATAATCTCACTTATCTGGTTATTGAAAAAGGAACTATCGTCAATTCATTATATAACTATCCTTTATATATGCGTTTTTTCTCAACTGCAGAAAAACTGGAAATAGATGACATTCCGTTCATTTCCACCGCTCCTAAACCTGGAAGACAGGAAGCTCTTGAATATTATCAGGGAATTGCAAGGCAGAGGGAAATCAATATTAATCTTTATGAAAAAGTCCTGAAAGTTTCCAAAGCCGGAGATATTTTTAATATTGAAACGTCAAAAGCTGTATATAAAGCAAAGAATGTCATTATTTCTACAGGATTCTATGATATTCCTAATCTGATGAACATTCCGGGAGAAGATCTTCCAAAAGTAAAACACTATTACACGGAACCCTATCCTTATGCAAAACAGAAAATAGTGATAGTAGGATCAAGCAATTCCGCAGTGGATGCAGCTCTTGAAACCTATAGGAAAGGAGCTGATGTAACTATGATCATCCGAAATCCCGAAATCTCAAAAAGTGTAAAATACTGGGTGAAACCTGATATCGAAAACAGGATTACAGAAGGAAGTATTAAAGCTTATTTCAATTCGGAAATAACGGAGATTACTGATAATGCAGTTATTTTTAGAGATAAAAATGGTACAATCAACGAGATTGAAAATGATTTTGTCCTGGCATTAACCGGTTATCTCCCCGATTTTGAATTCTTAAGAAGTTCTGGAATAGAGCTTCAAGGCGACTGCCTGAATCCGATGTATCATCCCGAAACCATGGAAACCAATGTCCCGAATCTGTATCTGGCCGGTGTTGTTTGTGGGGGAAAGGATACGCATCTTTGGTTTATTGAGAATTCCCGTATTCATGCAGAAATGATTGTTGGAAATATTGTTTCCGGAAAAGAATCAGGAGGTAAGACCCGGGAATCAAAATTTTAG
- a CDS encoding MFS transporter, with the protein MLALVMLINRAGSMVLPFLGVYMTAHLHFSIENSGIILSFFGIGSVLGSWLGGLITDRIGEYRVQSLSLLLSVPLFCMIPLFKTEVGLASIILIQSIVSETFRPANSVAITKYAKPENITRAFSLNRMAVNLGFSIGPALGGILSAISYEFLFFSNALAALLAGLMYIRFFGKRNRQAVLNPKKVKEAVTAKKENSPYRDSKFLLYSFFCMLFSICFFQLFSTLTIFYKDTAHLSQQSIGYILGYSGFLIVLLEMGFVQIAEKYFNLAFTLFIGTILCGISYAMLAFDYSILTLVVSMTLLCIGEIWTLPFMSTITALRSGENNKGAYMGMNGISVALAFIITPYIGTITANQFGFNALWIGTGILAVGIAAGFYFVIPWMLKKRTGN; encoded by the coding sequence ATGCTGGCGCTGGTCATGCTCATCAACCGTGCAGGTTCTATGGTACTTCCGTTTCTTGGAGTGTATATGACAGCACACCTTCATTTCAGTATTGAGAATTCAGGAATTATTCTGAGTTTTTTCGGAATAGGTTCCGTATTGGGTTCATGGCTTGGTGGCTTAATTACCGATAGAATAGGAGAATACCGCGTTCAAAGTCTGAGCCTGCTGTTAAGCGTGCCATTGTTCTGCATGATTCCACTTTTTAAAACAGAAGTAGGTTTAGCGTCCATTATCCTGATCCAGAGTATTGTAAGTGAAACTTTCCGCCCTGCAAACTCAGTAGCCATCACTAAATATGCCAAGCCTGAAAATATCACCAGGGCTTTTTCATTAAACAGAATGGCTGTGAATCTGGGGTTTTCTATTGGTCCTGCATTGGGAGGAATATTATCTGCTATTTCGTATGAATTTTTATTTTTCAGCAATGCATTGGCAGCATTATTGGCAGGGCTAATGTATATCAGGTTTTTCGGAAAGCGGAACAGGCAGGCAGTATTAAACCCTAAAAAAGTAAAAGAAGCTGTTACAGCTAAAAAAGAAAACTCTCCATACCGCGACAGTAAATTTCTGCTTTACAGTTTTTTCTGCATGCTGTTTTCGATCTGTTTTTTCCAGTTGTTCAGTACACTTACTATCTTTTATAAGGATACTGCACATTTAAGTCAGCAGAGTATAGGATATATTCTTGGCTACAGCGGATTCCTGATTGTGCTTTTGGAAATGGGGTTTGTACAGATAGCCGAAAAGTACTTTAACCTTGCATTTACCCTGTTTATAGGAACTATTTTGTGCGGTATATCATATGCAATGCTGGCTTTTGATTATTCGATCCTGACACTTGTTGTTTCCATGACATTGTTGTGCATCGGTGAAATATGGACACTTCCATTTATGTCTACCATAACCGCTCTGCGTTCCGGTGAAAACAATAAAGGAGCCTACATGGGAATGAACGGAATCTCCGTAGCCTTAGCTTTCATTATTACACCATATATCGGGACAATAACGGCAAATCAATTCGGATTCAATGCATTGTGGATAGGAACAGGAATATTAGCTGTAGGCATTGCTGCCGGATTCTATTTTGTCATTCCCTGGATGCTTAAAAAGAGAACCGGAAACTAA
- a CDS encoding glutamine--tRNA ligase/YqeY domain fusion protein, which translates to MEEEKKSLNFIEQIIEDDMANGLKKDQIRFRFPPEPNGYLHIGHTKAICINFGLGEKYNAPVNLRFDDTNPEKEEQEFVDSIKKDVEWLGFKWDKELYASDYFQQLYEWAVQMIKEGKAYVDEQPSEVITEQRKNPAEPGIESPYRYRPAEESLELFERMKNGEFEEGSMSLRAQIDMVSPNMNLRDPVMYRILKRPHHRTGTTWKIYPMYDWAHGESDYLEQVSHSLCSLEFENHRPLYNWYLEQVYDESKLAPKQREFARMNVSYMITSKRKLQRLVAEKAVTGWDDPRMPTISGMRRKGFTPASIKNFIEKVGVAKRENLIEIQLLDFCVREDLNKVAKRVMAVVDPVKLVIENYPEGKEEWVETENNPEQENAGTREIPFSRELYIEREDFKEEANNKFFRLKLGGEVRLKSAYIIKAERVEKDENGEITTIYATYDEKSKSGSGTEESLRKVKGTLHWVSATHAIPVDVRIYEKLFTVEQPDAEKDVDFLNFINPESLTVVKGFAEPGLKDVAVGEPLQFQRIGYFTKDQDSTDSNLVFNRTVTLKDSFKPE; encoded by the coding sequence ATGGAAGAAGAAAAAAAATCACTCAATTTTATTGAGCAAATTATTGAAGATGATATGGCAAACGGTCTTAAAAAAGATCAGATCCGTTTCCGTTTTCCCCCTGAACCCAACGGTTATCTGCATATAGGTCACACAAAGGCGATCTGTATCAACTTTGGTCTGGGCGAAAAATACAATGCTCCCGTAAACCTTCGTTTCGACGATACGAACCCTGAAAAAGAAGAACAGGAATTCGTAGATTCTATCAAGAAAGATGTTGAATGGTTAGGTTTCAAATGGGATAAAGAGCTGTACGCATCCGACTACTTCCAGCAGCTTTACGAATGGGCCGTACAGATGATCAAAGAAGGAAAAGCTTACGTAGATGAGCAGCCGTCTGAGGTAATCACTGAGCAGAGAAAGAATCCGGCAGAACCGGGAATAGAGTCTCCGTACAGATACCGTCCGGCAGAAGAGTCCCTTGAACTGTTTGAAAGAATGAAGAACGGAGAATTTGAAGAAGGTTCAATGTCTCTCCGCGCCCAGATTGATATGGTTTCCCCGAACATGAATTTACGTGATCCTGTAATGTACAGAATCCTGAAAAGACCTCACCACAGGACGGGTACTACATGGAAAATTTATCCGATGTACGACTGGGCACATGGTGAATCGGATTATCTGGAGCAGGTTTCGCATTCGTTATGTTCATTGGAGTTTGAAAATCACAGACCACTTTATAACTGGTATCTGGAGCAGGTATATGACGAGTCCAAACTGGCACCTAAACAGAGAGAATTTGCCAGAATGAATGTGTCTTATATGATCACTTCAAAAAGAAAGCTTCAGAGACTTGTTGCTGAGAAAGCAGTGACAGGTTGGGATGATCCGAGAATGCCTACGATCTCAGGAATGAGAAGAAAAGGCTTTACACCAGCATCCATTAAGAATTTTATTGAGAAAGTAGGCGTTGCCAAAAGAGAAAACCTGATTGAAATTCAGCTATTGGACTTCTGTGTACGTGAAGACCTGAATAAGGTGGCAAAACGTGTAATGGCAGTTGTAGATCCGGTGAAACTGGTTATTGAAAATTATCCTGAAGGTAAAGAGGAATGGGTTGAAACTGAAAATAATCCTGAACAGGAAAATGCAGGGACAAGAGAAATTCCTTTTTCAAGAGAATTATATATCGAAAGAGAAGACTTTAAAGAAGAAGCAAATAATAAATTTTTCAGACTGAAATTAGGCGGGGAAGTCCGTTTGAAATCAGCTTACATCATCAAAGCCGAAAGAGTAGAGAAAGATGAAAACGGTGAGATCACCACAATCTATGCTACTTATGATGAAAAGAGCAAGTCAGGAAGCGGAACGGAAGAAAGCTTAAGAAAAGTAAAAGGTACTCTTCACTGGGTATCTGCTACTCATGCAATCCCTGTAGATGTAAGGATCTATGAAAAACTCTTTACTGTTGAACAGCCTGATGCTGAAAAAGATGTAGATTTCCTGAACTTCATCAATCCTGAATCACTAACTGTAGTTAAAGGATTTGCTGAACCAGGTCTGAAAGACGTAGCTGTAGGTGAGCCACTTCAGTTCCAGAGAATCGGATACTTTACAAAAGATCAGGATTCTACGGATTCTAATCTTGTATTCAACCGTACAGTAACATTGAAGGATTCCTTTAAACCAGAATAA
- a CDS encoding alpha/beta hydrolase: MAVYILSNRKIVRHKGEKADSFSNDEYSIPNFRIAKCDFDSYKEPTAAAKKKKDYTNRNILNYKLFSEPEKQGYQDVLDVLLNEKGIKKSTLTANNLGGTQRMFYELYKNMSSTKDRSDVLIFIHGYAYDFDDELKAITDLKKLFIDNPESPVEHILFVSWPASSSIVPLTYFDDKASSVNSGSSLMRLFYFYTQFLKDIFSNRDLAPCNQRIHLMAHSLGNRVLQSMLYSLKRENILRVIDQVMLLNADVTYKVFEDSEDSYNKLPLLANRISIYLNRRDTVLGISQFTKNILTPRLGKNGPSDMEKLKDIVSVIDCTFVEDDILSSFKYEVGNHWGYLSSSMVQQDIFQNLYGIDRNLITNRIKNSENIFTITS, encoded by the coding sequence ATGGCTGTTTATATCCTAAGCAATCGTAAGATCGTCCGTCACAAAGGCGAAAAAGCAGATTCATTTTCCAATGATGAATATTCTATTCCCAATTTCAGGATTGCAAAATGTGATTTTGATTCCTACAAAGAACCAACTGCCGCAGCCAAAAAGAAAAAAGATTACACCAACCGTAACATTTTAAATTACAAGTTATTTTCCGAGCCTGAAAAACAGGGTTACCAGGACGTACTGGACGTTTTATTGAATGAGAAAGGCATTAAAAAATCTACTCTAACGGCCAATAATCTTGGCGGAACACAAAGAATGTTCTATGAACTGTATAAAAATATGTCTTCCACAAAGGACCGGAGTGATGTTCTTATTTTCATTCACGGCTATGCTTACGATTTTGATGATGAATTAAAAGCAATTACAGATCTTAAAAAACTGTTTATTGATAATCCAGAATCACCCGTAGAACACATTCTTTTTGTGAGCTGGCCTGCTTCAAGCAGTATTGTGCCGTTAACATATTTTGATGATAAGGCTTCGAGCGTTAATTCAGGATCATCACTGATGAGGCTGTTTTATTTTTATACCCAGTTTTTAAAAGATATTTTTTCAAACCGCGATCTGGCCCCGTGTAACCAAAGGATACATCTGATGGCTCATTCTCTTGGAAACAGGGTCCTTCAAAGTATGCTGTACAGCCTTAAAAGAGAAAATATCCTCCGTGTTATCGACCAGGTAATGCTTTTAAATGCCGATGTAACGTATAAAGTTTTTGAGGATTCTGAAGATTCCTATAATAAACTTCCGTTGCTGGCCAACCGTATTTCTATTTATCTGAACAGAAGGGATACTGTCCTGGGAATTTCACAATTCACGAAAAATATTCTTACACCGAGATTAGGGAAAAACGGACCAAGTGATATGGAAAAATTGAAAGATATTGTTTCCGTCATCGACTGTACTTTTGTAGAAGATGATATCCTGAGCAGTTTCAAATATGAGGTGGGAAATCATTGGGGATACCTTTCCAGCTCAATGGTTCAACAAGATATTTTTCAAAACTTATATGGTATAGACAGGAATTTAATAACCAATAGAATAAAAAACAGCGAAAATATTTTCACAATTACTTCCTAG
- a CDS encoding o-succinylbenzoate synthase: MKAKYSRYLLEFKRPSGTSRGVLHEKETFILEVENDGKKGTGECAVFRGLSFDDRPDYEEKLQWLCENINRDNQYLKEQLRDFPSIWFGYEQAILNLKHGAHLYFPSEFTERKAAIRINGLIWMGDVQYMEEQIREKLEKGFHCIKLKIGVDWKSEHKILHELRKKFSKDKLELRVDANGGFSREEAEIVLKQLADLHIHSIEQPVKAGNWNDMAALCAQTPTPIALDEELIGITNPAEKRKLLEIIKPQYIILKPALVGGFAGSDEWISLAEDKNIGWWITSALESNIGLNAIAQYTFTKRNPMPQGLGTGALFVNNFESDLELKNELLWFKI, from the coding sequence ATGAAAGCAAAATATTCCCGATATTTATTAGAATTCAAACGCCCGAGCGGAACATCTCGCGGCGTTTTGCATGAAAAAGAAACCTTCATCCTTGAAGTTGAAAATGATGGAAAAAAGGGAACCGGTGAATGTGCTGTATTCAGGGGACTGAGTTTTGATGACAGACCGGATTATGAAGAAAAGCTGCAATGGCTGTGCGAAAATATTAACAGGGATAATCAGTATTTGAAAGAACAGCTGAGAGATTTTCCCTCCATATGGTTCGGTTATGAACAGGCAATCTTAAATCTTAAACATGGAGCCCATCTGTATTTTCCAAGTGAATTTACAGAAAGAAAAGCAGCGATCAGGATTAATGGACTGATCTGGATGGGAGACGTTCAGTATATGGAAGAGCAGATCCGGGAGAAGCTTGAAAAAGGTTTTCATTGTATCAAGCTTAAGATTGGAGTTGACTGGAAATCCGAGCATAAAATCCTTCACGAATTAAGGAAGAAATTTTCAAAAGATAAGCTGGAACTTCGGGTGGATGCCAATGGCGGATTTAGCAGGGAAGAAGCGGAGATTGTTTTGAAACAGCTTGCCGACCTTCACATCCATTCTATCGAGCAGCCTGTAAAAGCCGGGAACTGGAATGATATGGCAGCATTATGTGCCCAAACCCCTACACCTATTGCTTTAGATGAAGAATTGATCGGGATTACCAATCCTGCTGAAAAGAGAAAACTTTTAGAAATCATCAAGCCTCAGTATATTATTCTTAAACCTGCTCTGGTTGGCGGTTTTGCCGGCTCAGATGAGTGGATCTCCCTTGCGGAAGATAAGAATATCGGTTGGTGGATTACTTCCGCTCTGGAAAGTAATATTGGTTTGAATGCCATTGCACAGTATACATTCACAAAAAGGAATCCGATGCCGCAAGGTTTGGGTACCGGAGCTTTATTTGTAAATAATTTTGAATCGGATCTGGAACTCAAAAACGAGTTGTTGTGGTTTAAAATATAA